The genomic interval AACATTGAAAGAGATAGAGAATAAAGTAACTGATGGATTTTCTTCCGTTCAATATACTGCTTAACTAAAGACCATGTTAAAAGAAAACTTATTATTGACGCTATTAAAGGTATAATCCAGGCCAATCCCCTTCATCCTCTCCATCATTCATTCGCCAAATCGTGGCTCCTAAGGAATGAAGTTTTTTCTCTAAGTTTTCATATCCTCGATCGATATGATGTACATCACTGATTTGAGTAATCCCTTCTGCCATCAAGCCAGCAACTACCAAAGCAGCACCCGCCCTTAGATCGGTTGCTTTCACTTTTGCACCTTGCAATTGGGTTATTCCTTCAATTACTGCAGATCTTCCTTCTACCTTCATATTGGCACCCATTCTTCGTAGCTCATCAATATGACGAAAGCGGGAAGTATAAATATTATCGGTAACAATACTCGTACCTTTCGCTTTCGTTAGGAGGGCACTAAATGGCTGTTGCAAATCCGTTGGGAATCCCGGATAAGGGAGAGTTTTGATATCAACTGTTTTGTATTCAGATTGCCCTACAACACGAATGGAATCGTCGCTTTCTTCAACAATTGCCCCCATTTCCCGTAGCTTGGCAGAGACAGATTCTAAATGTTTGGGTATGACATTTAACAAGGTAATATCCCCTTCTGTAGCTGCAGCGATGATCATATAGGTTCCTGCTTCAATTCGATCAGGAATGATCGAATGTTTGCAACCTGTGAGTTTGTCAACACCTTGAATCCGAATAATATCTGTCCCAACTCCAGTAATTCGAGCACCCATCGAATTCAAAATCGTTGCTACATCAACAATTTCTGGTTCTTTTGCCGCATTCTCAATGATGGTAATCCCTTTTGCCTTTGATGCCGCTAACATGATATTAATCGTAGCTCCGACACTTACAACATCTAAAAAAATTCTAGTTCCAACTAATTGGTCTGCCTTTAGATGCATTTTCCCTGAATCATTAGTTACATTTGCGCCTAGACTTTCAAACCCTTTGATATGTTGATCGATCGGTCTTGGACCAATATTACATCCTCCAGGTAATCCGACTATGGCTTCTCCAAACTTCCCAAGCAATGCTCCCATAAGATAGTAAGAAGCGCGAAGTTCTTTCACTTTCCCGTTTGGCATGGGTTTATTTATCATATTCGAGGGATCAATCCACATGGTATCCCCATGATAATCTACTTTAGCGCCTAAATCTTGCAGGATCTCAACAAGGATCCGCACATCGCGAATATCTGGAAGGTTTTCAATTTTCATCGGAGAGTCCGCTAAAATGGCGGCAGGTATAAGTGCAACAGCAGAGTTTTTTGCTCCACTAATCGCTACTGTTCCTGTTAATCGTTCTCCTCCTTTTATCATTAAAGTTTCCAAGCGAGCCCCTCCTTGTTCACTTTATTTGTGTCTTGTCACAAGTAAAGCACTTTCCATCGGAAAGTGCTTTAACATGTATCACGCTTGGGATTTATTCCAATCGGCCAGGAATTTCTCAATACCGATATCTGTAAGAGGATGTTTCGTCATTTGTTCAAGCACTTTATAAGGAATTGTGGCAATATCTGAACCTGCTTTTGCTGACTCTAGGACATGCATTGGATGACGAATACTTGCTGCGATGATTTCGGTCGAGATACCATGGATGTCAAAAATTTCACGAATATCACGAATTAATGTCAACCCATCAAAGCTGATATCATCAAGTCGACCAACAAAAGGGGATACATAGGTAGCACCTGCGCGAGCTGCCATCAGTGCTTGGTTTGCAGAAAAGATCAGGGTAACATTTGTTTTAATTCCTTTTTTAGAGAATGCATGAACTGCTTTTAAACCCTCGATCGTCATTGGAACTTTAATCACAATATTGTCGGAAAGAGCAGCATACTTTTCTCCTTCAGCAACCATCTCATTTGCCTCTAAGCTGATCACTTCCGCGCTAATTGGACCATTAACAATACTGGTAATCTCTTGAATCACATCAAGCAGATCTCTTCCTTCCTTCGCAATTAAGGAAGGATTGGTAGTCACTCCAGAAAGAATACCCCACTCACTTGCCTTACGAATTTCTTCGACATTTGCTGTATCGATAAATAGTTTCATTTCTTTCACCCTTTAATTATTTTAAGCTTTTTGATTACTACCAAACAGACGAATTTTGCCTCGAACTACTTCTTTCATCGCTTCACGACCTGGTCCAAGATATTTGCGAGGGTCATATACTTTCGCATCTTTGGCAAAGATTTCGCGAAGGGTATTGGTTAAGGCTACTTGGTTTTCCGTATTGACGTTAATTTTACCAATTCCAGCCGCTATTGCTTTTTCAATTTCATCATCAGGAATACCAGATCCACCATGGAGAACAAGTGGTATATCAATTTCTTTACTTACCGCTTCGATAATATCATGACGGAGTTTTGGTATACCTTTGTAAAGTCCATGGGCACTACCAACTGCAATCGCTAAGGCATCAACACCTGTTAATTTATAAAATTCAATTGCTTCTTTTGGATCAGCTAGACGTGCATTCGCTTCATCTACAGAAAGATCATCTTCAGTACCACCAATCGTACCTAATTCCCCTTCAACAGAAACGCCCATTGCATGAGCAGCTTCGACCACTTTTTTCGTAATCTCTACGTTTTTCTCAAATGGATGATGGGAACCATCAATCATTACCGATGAAAATCCTGCACGGATGAATTTCATCGCGACTTCAAAACTACTACCGTGATCTAAATGAAGGGCTACAGGAACCGTTGCTTTTTCAGCAGCCACTTTTGCCATTGCAACAGCATATTCTAACCCCATATATTTTGCTGCTCCTTCACTAACTCCGAGAATGACAGGAGATTGTTCCTCTTGAGCAGCCTCAATAATCGCTTGGGTAAACTCAAGGTTATTCATATTAAATTGGCCAACTGCATATTTACCTGCTTTTGCAGCTTTTAACATTTCAGTCATTGAGACTAAAGGCATGATTCGTTCTCCTTTCCATCTATGTAACATTGGGAATACTAAAAGGTAGTTTTTGTTATATCTCAAAAAAGAATACCAAATCCAATGATTAATTATATCATAGTGGTCTATGAAATACATCAGAACAAAGTTTCTGAAAGACTTTGGTTCAAGTCAAAGACCATAGGGCCAAAAGTCAGATTCGATGAAATTGGCATAAGTAGAGTATTAATGTAAAGTGCTAATTTCTAGCTTTTTCGAAATTACGGTGTGATTTGATGGGCTGCCAATTGTTCTCTAACAAGTGAACGAAGTTGATCAATATCAAATGGCTTGGTAATATGTGTAATCGCCCCCAGTTTTGTCGCTTCATTGATCATATCTAACTCTCCATAGGCGGTCATCATAATCACTTTAATATCATGATTCATTTTCTTGATTCGTTTTAAAATTTCTAACCCGTCCATTCCAGGTATTTTCATATCTAATAAAACAATATCAGGAGACACTTGTTGGACGATTTGAAGTGCTTCCTTTCCATTTGCCGCTTGGTAAGTTTGATAACCTTCTTTCCCAAAAACTTCAAACAAAAGAACTCGTATTCCAAATTGATCGTCGACAATTAACACCTTTTGTTTCAAACAATCCCCCCCAGTTTCCTCCTGATTTTATTAGCAAAGTAGGAATCCGTAATCATTCATTAATTGTATATATTTCTGTCTTTTTTTTCCTTTCTCCTTCTTTTTGTCAAAATTTTTTATAAATTAGCAATAAATTTCGTTGACTTACTTCCTTATAAAAATAGGTATTAACGCTGCTCCTAACCTTACGGCTTTCCATAAATAAACAGCAAGCGGGAAAGCTCACTCGCAAAAGTCACAACTTATAGAACATACAAACCCCAAAATAAGTCAAGAAAAAGAAAAATGTCAATGTAAAGGGTACTGGAATTAGATAACTAGATTAATAAGCACCAACACTTACTCTTTCATTAATTCTCCCATCTTTTATTTCTATAATGCGATCCGCTTTTTCCGCGATCATATTGTCATGCGTGATAACAATAAAGGTGGTTTTAAATGTTTGGTTAATCTCTCGCATTAATTGATAGATATTCTCTGTAGACTCTGAATCCAAATTTCCTGTTGGCTCATCTGCAAGGATAATCTTCGGGCTATTCATCATCGCTCTGGCAATTGCCGTTCTTTGTTGTTGACCACCTGATATCTCTGTTGCTAGATTATTTTTTACGTTGGACAGATCTACGAGATCTAGTAATTCATTTGCTCTTTTTATTATATCTTTCGAAACTTTTCCTGACTTAATTTGATAAGGCAGTAAAACATTTTCTAGCACCGTAAACTCTGGAAGAAGATAATGAAACTGAAAAATAAAACCGATAGTTTCATTCCTTAATTTCGCGAGTTCATTACTGTTCATTGTATCGGTTCTCTTCCCATCTATGTACACTTCTCCACTAGTTGGTTGATCTAATGTACCCATAATATTGAGAAGTGTACTCTTTCCACTTCCGGAAGCGCCAATGATGGAATTAAAAGTTCCTTCTTCAAAAGTTAAATTGATATCATGCAATACTTGCGTTTTAATCGTGGTTCCATAGACTTTATTAATATGTTTTAGTTGGATGATATCAGCCATTTTTAATTACCTCCATCGGATTCAGCTTCAATGAACCTCTTGCAGGAATAAGCGCTGCAACAACAGCAGAGGCTAATGCAATCAGTGCAGAAATAGTAATAAAACGATAATGTATCGCAAGCTCAACAATGGGAGTTCCCTCTGGTGTTAGCGCAAATTTAGAAAAAAGATAACTTAAAAACAAACCAAAAACCACCCCGAGAATAGATCCAACCACCCCAAGAATAAGTCCCTGAAATAAGAATATAAAACTAGCGGTTCTATCCTTTATTCCCATTGCTTTCAGAATGCCAATTTGCTTCGATTTTTGAACCACAGATATAGCAAGTACACTTGCAATCCCAAGAACAACCGAAACCAAAACGAATATTTGAATCATGATACTTGAAATATTTTGCCCGTTTAACCCGCTTAAAAGTTCCGCATTCTGCGCTTTCCAATTATCCACCTTCAGCTCTTTGTTATCTAATATTTTTGCGATTGCTGATGCTGTTTCATCTGCTTTAAATACATCCTTTACCTGCATTTCAATGCTAGTCACCTTATCACCGAATGAGAATAATTTCTGAGAAGTAGAAAGTGGGGTAATCATCCAAGATTTATTTAACGAGGCCACTTTAAGATCGTAGAAACCTGTGACCTTTAGCTTTTCTAAGTCACCTGAATTCGTGATAATCTGAATTTCATCACCAAGGTTTACTCCAAGTTCTTGTTTTAATTCCTTACCGATGATGGTTTCGTTCTCGTTTATCGGTTCTTGCCCCTCATAAATCCGACTTTTAATATTGTAGATTTTATCAGAGTCCTCTACGTTCATTCCTCTCACTAAAACGGAAAATGTTTTTTTATCTTCTTTTATTAGTGCTGGACCATCAGCAGCAACCGCAACATGAACGACCTCATTATTTAATCCTTTTATCTTATCTGTTATCTCTTGATAACTAGAAATCGCCTTATCCTCTGCATCGGAACTAATCGTAATTTGTGGTGAATTACCGATCGTTTTACTAATTAAGCTTTCCTGTAGTCCTTCGATTAGAGATCCAATAAAAATCTGAACCGAAACTCCAATGGCAATGCCAAAAACAATTAGTGCCGTTTGCCCTTTACTTGACAGTAAAAAACGTAAGGCTATCTTAAATGGTAACCTCATTCTCACCCATCCTTTATATTTCTAAATATGACTATTTAGACTCATTTTTTAATTTTTTCTATTATATTAAATACTAATAACGCCATTACCTGTTGTAAGATAGCGCATCTTTGTAATAACAATCCCCCCTTTCGTTAGTAACCAAGCAATCCTATCAACCTTTACTACCTTGTTCTGTAATTTCTATAAAGGATCGATAAAATCCTTTTTAATTTCAATCATTACGTTCCGCACTATTCTTTTGTAAAGTGCCCTCCATACGACCCGAAATTTCTCAACTTCTTTGATTACAATAGGTCTAATTTCCCCGTTATGTTTTTTTACAAAGTTATCCCAATGGGCGTGTTCATCAAAAAAGATTTCTTTAAGAATGTTCGTCTCCATATTTTTAGTTTAACAAAAATCAAACTTAAATAAGAGCTTTCGCTCCCAAAATTTATACTTTCTTATACGTTTAAAAAGAGGCGATTTTTAACGCCTCTTCCTTCTTCTATCGCTGATTTTGTTTGTTCTGTAAAGATGCCTTCACGAAATCTCTAAATAATGGGTGGGGACGGTTTGGTCGAGAAACAAACTCTGGATGAAATTGTGTGGCCACAAACCAAGGATGAGAGGGAATTTCAATAATTTCTACCAATTTCTCATCGGGTGAAGTTCCGGAGATTTTTAATCCAGCGGCTTGTAACTGGTCTCTGAATTCATTATTAAATTCATAGCGATGGCGGTGGCGCTCGTAGACTAATTCATCTTGATATGCTTGCATCGCTTTTGAATCTTTTTCTAATTTACATGGATATAATCCCAATCTCATCGTTCCGCCTAAATCTTCGATATCTTTTTGTTCAGGGAGAATATCAATGACAGGATATGGAGTGCGAAGATTAAATTCGGTACTATGAGCATCTTTTAAACCGACCACATTCCTCGCAAATTCAATGACAGCGGTTTGCATTCCTAGACAGATTCCTAAGAATGGAATATTATTCTCTCTAGCATATTGGATGGTTGTAATCTTCCCTTCAATTCCCCGATCGCCAAAACCACCTGGAACTAAGATTCCATCGGCATCTTTTAATAATTGATGAACATTTTCTTGATTTACGTTTTCAGCATCGATCCAGTCAATCTCAATTTCCGTATCATTGTTAAAACCTGCATGATATAATGCCTCAGCAACACTTAGGTATGCATCATGTAAAGAAACATATTTCCCTACTAAAGCAATTCTTGTGGTGTGTTTTAAATTTTTGATTTTGTTTACAAGCTCGGTCCATTCCTTCATGTCAGCTGGAGGAGTATTTAAAGAAAGATGTTTCACTACATATTCGTCTAATCCCTGTTGTTGTAACATTAATGGCACATCATATAAGGTATCGGCATCTAATGCCTCGACAACAGCTTCTTTTTCAATATCACAAAATAGAGCAATTTTCTTTTTAATATCGTCTGATAAGGTGTGCTCCGTACGGCAAACAATCATATTTGGCTGGATACCAATACTGCGAAGTTCTTTCACACTATGTTGGGTCGGTTTTGTTTTTAATTCACCTGAAGCAGCAATGTATGGTACTAATGTGACATGGATATACATGATGTTTTCACGGCCAACATCATTTTTTAACTGGCGAATCGCTTCAAGAAAAGGCAGACTTTCAATGTCCCCGACGGTTCCACCAATTTCTGTGATCACAACATCTGCATGGGTTTCTTTTGCAGCACGAAAAATCCGATCTTTGATTTCATTGGTAATATGTGGGATTACTTGAACGGTTCCACCTAAATAATCGCCACGTCGTTCTTTTGTGATGACTGAAGAATAAATTTTTCCTGTCGTTACATTATTATTTTTACTTAGATTGATATCGATAAAACGTTCATAATGACCCAAATCCAAGTCTGTTTCTGCTCCATCGTCCGTTACAAATACTTCCCCATGTTGATAAGGACTCATCGTTCCTGGGTCTACATTGATATATGGATCGAATTTTTGGATCGTTACTTTTAAACCTCGATTCTTCAATAGTCTCCCAAGAGAAGCAGCGGTAATTCCTTTACCCAATCCAGATACTACACCACCAGTTACGAAGATATACTTAGTCATATGAATTCCTCCTCTGTCTTCATCTTATTTTGCCAAGAATTACACAAAAAAAACAAAAGCACCCTTCCCTTTCGGGGGCGCTTTTGCTCTATTTATAAATATGTAGATTTATTCTTTTCACACAATAAATCTAAAGCCCATTAGGTATCTTACTCTCTCTCATCTAAAAAGTCAAGCTTGAGATTACTCTAGATCTAAATCGTCATCTTCGTCCGTTTCCTCAAATTCATCCATATCTTCATCAATGAAATCATCTTCAAGAGCATCTGTATCATCATAGTCGTCTGTCAATTCATCGTCCATTAATTCATCTTCATCTGTATATTCTTCATCTTCCAATTGTTCATCGTAATCAAAATCGGTATCTTCATCATCATTAAACCGCAAGTGAACCGATTCGAGTTGATCGACAGGATACCACTGTTTTAGACCCCACTCATTTTGGCCTAAATAAGCAAAACGACCATCGATATTGATTTCCGTAAATAATTGAACAGTAAAATCTAGGAGTTCATCTTCGGATAACCCTTTTAGTTTAAATACTTCTTGAGCTAATTCTTGATAGGTAAAGGTACGCTTGGCTTGTTTTAAAATTTGATAAGCTAAGTCTACCATTGGTTTCTCTTGGATACTTCTTTCATCAAAATCAAAGACGGTTTCTGACATTGCTTCCGGCACATCCTTTCTTTTTTCTTTGCCGTGATTTTCAAAAAAGTCATAGTAAACAATATTGTAATCATTTTTGATCGGATGTCAAATCCCAGCAAAACGAGTTATTCATTTTTTTCATTGATTAACTGCTGATAGGTTTGTTTGGCCACATCAATCAAATTGAGTTTTTGGTGATAAATTTGATCCATAATGACATGATAAGTATCTTGTTTTTTCCATTGTTCAATTTGGTGTTGAAAGAACTGATGAAGAATTTCTTCAAATTCTTTTGCTAAATCTTCTCTTCGTTGCCGATCAAGGATTCCTTTTTCTTTGATAAAAGAAAAATGGTTCTGCAAAGAAGTCCATAATTCGATGATGCCCTGATGTTCTGTGCTTATCGTCTTCACAATCGGTGGTTTCCATTCAGCTTTTTGCTTTGTTGTTTCGATTAAAAGTTCTATTTCATGATATAATTTTTGCGTTCCGGGAAGATCACTCTTATTAATAACAAAAATATCGGCAATTTCCATCAGCCCAGCTTTAAAAGCCTGAATACTATCCCCTGCCCCTGGATTTAACACGACTACTGTACTATCTGCAACATTCATAATTTCTAATTCGGATTGTCCTACACCTACCGTTTCAATTACAATCAAGTCATTGCCCATCATATCTAAAATTCTTACTGTCTCTTTGGTAGCCTTGGCTAACCCACCTAGTGTGCCCCTACTCCCCATACTACGTATAAATACTCCAGAATCTGTGGCATGCTTTTGCATTCGCACTCGGTCGCCTAAAAGGGCTCCACCAGAAAAAGGACTGGAAGGATCGATGGCAATGATTGCAATTTTTAGCCCTTCTCCTCTAATTTCTTGAATCAATCGATCAACAAGGGTACTTTTTCCTGCACCAGGTGCCCCCGTAATTCCAATTACATGAGCCCTTCTTTTATGTAGATATAAATGTTGAAGGAGGTCATATTTTT from Tepidibacillus fermentans carries:
- a CDS encoding UDP-N-acetylglucosamine 1-carboxyvinyltransferase; this encodes METLMIKGGERLTGTVAISGAKNSAVALIPAAILADSPMKIENLPDIRDVRILVEILQDLGAKVDYHGDTMWIDPSNMINKPMPNGKVKELRASYYLMGALLGKFGEAIVGLPGGCNIGPRPIDQHIKGFESLGANVTNDSGKMHLKADQLVGTRIFLDVVSVGATINIMLAASKAKGITIIENAAKEPEIVDVATILNSMGARITGVGTDIIRIQGVDKLTGCKHSIIPDRIEAGTYMIIAAATEGDITLLNVIPKHLESVSAKLREMGAIVEESDDSIRVVGQSEYKTVDIKTLPYPGFPTDLQQPFSALLTKAKGTSIVTDNIYTSRFRHIDELRRMGANMKVEGRSAVIEGITQLQGAKVKATDLRAGAALVVAGLMAEGITQISDVHHIDRGYENLEKKLHSLGATIWRMNDGEDEGDWPGLYL
- the fsa gene encoding fructose-6-phosphate aldolase; its protein translation is MKLFIDTANVEEIRKASEWGILSGVTTNPSLIAKEGRDLLDVIQEITSIVNGPISAEVISLEANEMVAEGEKYAALSDNIVIKVPMTIEGLKAVHAFSKKGIKTNVTLIFSANQALMAARAGATYVSPFVGRLDDISFDGLTLIRDIREIFDIHGISTEIIAASIRHPMHVLESAKAGSDIATIPYKVLEQMTKHPLTDIGIEKFLADWNKSQA
- the fba gene encoding class II fructose-1,6-bisphosphate aldolase, whose product is MPLVSMTEMLKAAKAGKYAVGQFNMNNLEFTQAIIEAAQEEQSPVILGVSEGAAKYMGLEYAVAMAKVAAEKATVPVALHLDHGSSFEVAMKFIRAGFSSVMIDGSHHPFEKNVEITKKVVEAAHAMGVSVEGELGTIGGTEDDLSVDEANARLADPKEAIEFYKLTGVDALAIAVGSAHGLYKGIPKLRHDIIEAVSKEIDIPLVLHGGSGIPDDEIEKAIAAGIGKINVNTENQVALTNTLREIFAKDAKVYDPRKYLGPGREAMKEVVRGKIRLFGSNQKA
- a CDS encoding response regulator; amino-acid sequence: MKQKVLIVDDQFGIRVLLFEVFGKEGYQTYQAANGKEALQIVQQVSPDIVLLDMKIPGMDGLEILKRIKKMNHDIKVIMMTAYGELDMINEATKLGAITHITKPFDIDQLRSLVREQLAAHQITP
- a CDS encoding ABC transporter ATP-binding protein; translated protein: MADIIQLKHINKVYGTTIKTQVLHDINLTFEEGTFNSIIGASGSGKSTLLNIMGTLDQPTSGEVYIDGKRTDTMNSNELAKLRNETIGFIFQFHYLLPEFTVLENVLLPYQIKSGKVSKDIIKRANELLDLVDLSNVKNNLATEISGGQQQRTAIARAMMNSPKIILADEPTGNLDSESTENIYQLMREINQTFKTTFIVITHDNMIAEKADRIIEIKDGRINERVSVGAY
- a CDS encoding ABC transporter permease; the protein is MRLPFKIALRFLLSSKGQTALIVFGIAIGVSVQIFIGSLIEGLQESLISKTIGNSPQITISSDAEDKAISSYQEITDKIKGLNNEVVHVAVAADGPALIKEDKKTFSVLVRGMNVEDSDKIYNIKSRIYEGQEPINENETIIGKELKQELGVNLGDEIQIITNSGDLEKLKVTGFYDLKVASLNKSWMITPLSTSQKLFSFGDKVTSIEMQVKDVFKADETASAIAKILDNKELKVDNWKAQNAELLSGLNGQNISSIMIQIFVLVSVVLGIASVLAISVVQKSKQIGILKAMGIKDRTASFIFLFQGLILGVVGSILGVVFGLFLSYLFSKFALTPEGTPIVELAIHYRFITISALIALASAVVAALIPARGSLKLNPMEVIKNG
- a CDS encoding CTP synthase translates to MTKYIFVTGGVVSGLGKGITAASLGRLLKNRGLKVTIQKFDPYINVDPGTMSPYQHGEVFVTDDGAETDLDLGHYERFIDINLSKNNNVTTGKIYSSVITKERRGDYLGGTVQVIPHITNEIKDRIFRAAKETHADVVITEIGGTVGDIESLPFLEAIRQLKNDVGRENIMYIHVTLVPYIAASGELKTKPTQHSVKELRSIGIQPNMIVCRTEHTLSDDIKKKIALFCDIEKEAVVEALDADTLYDVPLMLQQQGLDEYVVKHLSLNTPPADMKEWTELVNKIKNLKHTTRIALVGKYVSLHDAYLSVAEALYHAGFNNDTEIEIDWIDAENVNQENVHQLLKDADGILVPGGFGDRGIEGKITTIQYARENNIPFLGICLGMQTAVIEFARNVVGLKDAHSTEFNLRTPYPVIDILPEQKDIEDLGGTMRLGLYPCKLEKDSKAMQAYQDELVYERHRHRYEFNNEFRDQLQAAGLKISGTSPDEKLVEIIEIPSHPWFVATQFHPEFVSRPNRPHPLFRDFVKASLQNKQNQR
- the rpoE gene encoding DNA-directed RNA polymerase subunit delta, whose translation is MPEAMSETVFDFDERSIQEKPMVDLAYQILKQAKRTFTYQELAQEVFKLKGLSEDELLDFTVQLFTEINIDGRFAYLGQNEWGLKQWYPVDQLESVHLRFNDDEDTDFDYDEQLEDEEYTDEDELMDDELTDDYDDTDALEDDFIDEDMDEFEETDEDDDLDLE
- the meaB gene encoding methylmalonyl Co-A mutase-associated GTPase MeaB, whose product is MERLIQKIIQGDKRSVAKAITIIENDLQEKYDLLQHLYLHKRRAHVIGITGAPGAGKSTLVDRLIQEIRGEGLKIAIIAIDPSSPFSGGALLGDRVRMQKHATDSGVFIRSMGSRGTLGGLAKATKETVRILDMMGNDLIVIETVGVGQSELEIMNVADSTVVVLNPGAGDSIQAFKAGLMEIADIFVINKSDLPGTQKLYHEIELLIETTKQKAEWKPPIVKTISTEHQGIIELWTSLQNHFSFIKEKGILDRQRREDLAKEFEEILHQFFQHQIEQWKKQDTYHVIMDQIYHQKLNLIDVAKQTYQQLINEKNE